The following are encoded together in the Cyanobacterium aponinum PCC 10605 genome:
- the psb35 gene encoding photosystem II assembly protein Psb35 yields the protein MELLIQLTAETSHFPVTAVSVLIVGFIAAVGIGSIAWYNSNRVVGWKGEGEKPEQNQNYDKREKSANYDRNITSAETAARIRREGENFKSIPESDASTDTTGGYTVSREGLVNNYAVEPEMYVNQPGDLREKEEAEKVARARELKEVNSDDGDKGVGVV from the coding sequence ATGGAATTATTAATACAACTTACCGCCGAAACCAGCCATTTTCCTGTTACTGCCGTGAGTGTTTTAATTGTAGGTTTTATTGCCGCAGTGGGTATAGGGTCGATCGCATGGTACAATTCTAACCGTGTTGTGGGTTGGAAAGGTGAAGGAGAAAAACCCGAACAAAATCAAAATTACGATAAAAGGGAAAAATCTGCAAACTACGATCGCAATATTACCTCTGCAGAAACTGCCGCACGTATTAGAAGAGAAGGGGAAAACTTTAAATCAATTCCTGAGTCTGACGCTTCCACTGACACTACTGGTGGTTATACCGTTAGCAGAGAAGGTTTAGTGAACAATTATGCCGTTGAACCTGAAATGTATGTTAATCAACCCGGAGACTTAAGAGAAAAGGAAGAAGCGGAGAAAGTTGCAAGGGCAAGAGAATTAAAAGAGGTTAATAGTGACGATGGTGATAAGGGAGTTGGAGTTGTCTAA